A DNA window from Legionella sp. MW5194 contains the following coding sequences:
- a CDS encoding DNA topoisomerase IB produces MTESLYSMEECERVARRASLRYVKDTMPGITRQKKGDEFIYFRDGKPLSDENVLARIKKLAIPPAYQDVWICPYENGHIQATGRDKNNRKQYRYHPLWFKVRNQQKFTAMIEFGQSLPLIKRHISRELNKPAQLNRAQVICAIIYLLYHFNVRVGNTAYARQNKSYGLTTLRKKHLSLKRNKAILNFRGKNAKLWNIILSDKRIIKILKKCEEISGYELFKYIDKNNSLTIVTSQDVNFYLKSITNYPFTAKDFRTWIACRETLCRLIRCLPCEETSDPFNDTIKQVSKLMGHTPAICQKNYIHPDIILSWKNNNLRDWVDKNRDKIARLTEDKILLLWLKSNKKRTK; encoded by the coding sequence ATGACCGAATCACTGTATTCAATGGAAGAATGTGAGCGTGTTGCCCGACGTGCCTCGTTGCGTTATGTCAAAGACACGATGCCCGGGATAACGCGCCAGAAAAAGGGCGACGAATTCATTTATTTTCGAGATGGCAAACCATTAAGCGATGAGAACGTCTTAGCCCGCATCAAAAAACTCGCCATTCCTCCCGCCTACCAGGACGTATGGATATGCCCCTACGAAAACGGACATATTCAGGCTACGGGCCGCGACAAAAACAATCGAAAACAATACCGCTATCATCCCCTCTGGTTTAAAGTGCGCAATCAGCAAAAATTCACGGCCATGATTGAATTTGGGCAATCCCTGCCTTTAATCAAGCGCCACATTAGCCGCGAGCTCAACAAACCGGCACAGTTAAATCGAGCGCAGGTTATTTGTGCCATTATTTATTTGCTTTATCATTTCAACGTGCGAGTAGGGAATACGGCTTATGCAAGACAAAATAAATCGTATGGATTAACCACATTACGAAAAAAACACCTGTCATTGAAGAGAAATAAAGCAATACTTAATTTTAGAGGAAAAAATGCAAAATTATGGAACATAATATTAAGCGACAAACGAATAATAAAAATTTTGAAAAAATGTGAAGAAATATCAGGTTATGAATTATTTAAATACATCGATAAAAATAATTCATTAACGATTGTCACGTCTCAGGACGTAAATTTTTATCTAAAAAGCATTACCAATTATCCATTCACGGCCAAAGATTTTCGAACCTGGATTGCCTGCCGCGAAACGCTGTGCCGTTTAATTCGTTGTCTACCCTGCGAAGAAACATCTGATCCGTTCAATGACACCATAAAGCAGGTTTCTAAACTCATGGGACATACGCCTGCCATATGTCAGAAAAACTACATTCATCCCGACATTATTTTATCCTGGAAGAATAATAACCTCCGGGATTGGGTAGATAAAAATCGCGATAAAATTGCCCGTCTTACAGAAGATAAAATCTTGCTTTTATGGCTTAAATCAAATAAAAAAAGAACAAAATAA
- a CDS encoding DapH/DapD/GlmU-related protein — MIVIDDFINGFSFVFANQNGLQPWEITNNLPTILLHHLSKVDDNYIVTDGIVIHRTAVVEKGAILKAPVIINENCFIGANAYLRGGVYLGSTCTIGPSCEIKSSIIFNNTSIAHFNFIGDSIIGHNVNFEAGSLTANHYNERIDKKISVLCTSKTIDTGVEKFGALVGDNSKVGANAVLSPGTILKTNTVVKRLELIDQLNKIQ; from the coding sequence ATGATAGTTATAGATGATTTTATTAATGGATTTTCTTTTGTTTTTGCAAATCAAAATGGCTTGCAGCCATGGGAGATAACAAATAACTTGCCAACAATATTATTACACCATCTTTCAAAGGTTGATGATAATTATATTGTTACAGATGGTATTGTCATTCATAGAACAGCGGTTGTTGAAAAAGGCGCCATTTTAAAAGCACCTGTAATTATAAATGAAAACTGCTTTATTGGAGCAAATGCTTATTTAAGAGGTGGTGTTTATTTAGGGAGCACATGTACTATAGGGCCGAGCTGTGAAATTAAATCCAGTATCATTTTTAACAATACGTCTATTGCACATTTTAACTTTATTGGTGATAGTATTATTGGACATAATGTAAATTTTGAAGCTGGATCATTAACTGCTAACCATTATAACGAAAGAATAGATAAAAAAATCTCTGTGTTGTGTACCTCTAAAACTATAGACACAGGCGTTGAAAAATTTGGCGCACTAGTTGGCGACAACTCAAAAGTCGGAGCAAATGCGGTGTTATCTCCAGGGACAATATTGAAGACTAACACTGTTGTAAAGAGACTCGAACTAATAGATCAATTAAATAAGATACAATAA
- a CDS encoding VOC family protein, with protein MLNKIHHIAIICSDYVKSKNFYTQVLGLETINEVFRKDRQSYKLDLALNGEYIIELFSFPDPPNRISRPEATGLRHLAFEVDNLNEVVESLKKKNIPTEKIRVDEITNKCFTFIFDPDNLPIELYEI; from the coding sequence ATGTTAAATAAAATTCATCATATAGCAATAATTTGCTCAGATTATGTGAAGTCAAAAAATTTTTACACCCAAGTTTTGGGACTAGAAACTATTAACGAGGTGTTCAGGAAAGACCGTCAATCCTATAAACTGGATCTTGCTCTTAATGGTGAATATATTATTGAGCTTTTTTCATTTCCTGATCCACCTAACAGAATATCGAGACCGGAAGCCACAGGATTAAGACATTTGGCATTTGAGGTTGATAATTTGAATGAAGTAGTTGAAAGTTTAAAGAAAAAAAATATTCCTACTGAAAAAATACGAGTAGATGAGATAACTAATAAATGCTTTACATTTATTTTTGATCCTGACAATTTACCTATTGAGTTATACGAAATATGA
- a CDS encoding IS30 family transposase, whose translation MKWIAERLDASIYFAHPYHSWERGLNENTNGLIRQYIPKGSSFADLTQERILEITKFLNSRPRKSLGFVTPDDRFSELCKERAALNIHN comes from the coding sequence ATCAAATGGATAGCAGAAAGATTAGATGCATCAATTTATTTTGCCCATCCATACCACTCGTGGGAACGAGGATTAAATGAAAATACCAATGGTTTAATCCGTCAGTATATTCCAAAAGGAAGTTCCTTTGCTGATTTAACACAAGAACGAATTCTAGAAATAACTAAGTTCCTAAATTCACGCCCTAGAAAATCGCTTGGCTTTGTCACTCCAGATGATAGATTTAGTGAGCTATGTAAGGAAAGGGCTGCATTAAACATTCATAATTAA
- a CDS encoding integrase core domain-containing protein, with protein MEDAKRKIEEWRQDYNDFRPHSSLNNLTPNQFRQKISDVNFF; from the coding sequence CTGGAAGATGCTAAAAGAAAAATTGAGGAATGGCGTCAAGATTACAACGATTTTCGGCCCCATTCCTCCCTGAACAATTTGACCCCAAATCAGTTTAGGCAGAAAATCTCGGATGTCAATTTTTTCTAG